Genomic DNA from Rubripirellula tenax:
AGCCAATCGATGTGGCAGTTCAGGGACGCCCCGATCTACGACGGTCAACACCTGGGGAACTTCGTGACGCAGCGAAGCCAGTCGCTCGATCCGCGACGTAACGGCCTTCGACACTTGGCTCGACAATGGGCTCGACAATTGGCTTGCCAAACCGGCGGAAACGACCGAGCGATGGAATCGAGCGATCGCAGCTGCGCCAAGCTGGATCGTTTCGACGGTCGCATCATCGGCGGCGACGTCCCCAGGCATCCAAGTCGCCAATTCCCATTGGCGACCACCGATCGTTGCCGTTGCAATGGTCTCTGGCACGTACGGGCAACCATTTTGCCGAGCCATCCGCACGATCGCGTGAACTTCGTCAACACGAGTCCGCGAGGTGCCCGCAGGCCACATCTTTAGCGCGAAGCGATCCACCGAGCCCGCGCGGCAATCATAGACGACGCCGCCACTGAACCCCGCCGGAACCGCCTTCGCCCAATCGATCCGATGGACTTGGTTTACCCAGCGATGCACGTCGGCGGGAATGGGCGAGTCCATCAACGATCAAAAAAATGGGTAAGCTTTGGTAACAGCACGCACAGGACGTTGCTTTGAGTTCTTCGTCAGACTTCGGAGAATCACTTTGTCTCTCGATCATCAACGGACAGATACGCGATGAAACGTTTCCGGTTCACTTCCCTCGTCTTCGTCTTAGCATGCACATCGCTGGCGTCGGCTCAAGATACGACGGCCACCCATTCCCTCACAACCGCTGAAATGGCCGCCGCAGAGGTCATCGACGAAGACGGTTTGCGAGGACACGTTCGTTTTCTCGCCGACGACCTTCTGGAAGGCCGCGGTCCAGGATCGCGCGGCGATGCGATCACCCAGCTGTATTTGTCGACCCAGTTTCAAACGCTCGGTTTGTCGCCCGCCGCCGGCGATGGCCAGTGGTTACAGTCCGTGCCGCTGGTCGGCGTCAACACCAACGCACCACCGACGGTCACGTTTCGATCCGGCGACGAGAACCTAACGCTGAAGTCGGTGGATGATTTCATGTCGACGATCGGGAGCCCGACCGAATCTGCTTCGGTCGACGATGCCGAATTGATCTTCGTCGGCTACGGCATTCAAGCACCCGAATACGATTGGGACGATTTTAAAGACGCGGATCTGCGCGGAAAAATTCTGGTCATCATGAACAACGATCCCGCCGACGATCCGGAACTGTTCGAAGGTAGTCGTCGTTTGTATTACGGCCGTTGGGACTACAAGTACGAAAGTGCCGCGCGACAAGGTGCCGCCGGTGCAATCATCATTCACACGACGCCTTCCGCTGGCTATCCCTGGCAAGTGATCCAGACGTCGTGGGCGGGTGAAGAGTTTGAATTGCGAGGTGTTGAAACGCCACGGATGAAATTAAAAGCATGGTCGACCGACGATGCTGCGAAGAAGATCGCGACGCTTGCCGGCAAGGACTTGGACGAACTACGCGCGGCGGCCGAATCGCGTGATTTCCGACCGGTGCCGCTGGGTGTAACGCTTTCGATCGAATTGACCGCGTCGGTCCGCCAACAAGACACGGCAAACGTGATCGCAGTACTTCCCGGCAGCGACCCCGACCGGCGCGACGAACACGTCGTCTACATGGCTCACCACGATCACCTTGGCATGTCAGCCGAACGTGACATCAACGGCGACAATATTTACAACGGCGCCATCGACAACGCATCGGGTGTCGCCGCACTTTTGGCAATGGCAAAAGCCTATGCCCAGCTAGAACCTCGCCCAGCCCGCTCGATCATGTTCGCCGCCGTGGCCGCCGAAGAGCAAGGGCTGCTCGGATCACGTTACTTTGCCGCCGACCCGCCCATTTCTGCTGGAAAATTGGCCGCCGTGATCAACATGGACGGCACCAACATCATCGGTCGCACGCACGATGTGAATGTGATCGGCATGGGAAAATCATCACTCGACGCACACGTCCAAGCGATCGCAAAAGCACAAGGACGAATCGTGACTCCGGATCATTTTCCCGATCGCGGATACTACTACCGCAGTGATCAATTCAGT
This window encodes:
- a CDS encoding M20/M25/M40 family metallo-hydrolase, which produces MKRFRFTSLVFVLACTSLASAQDTTATHSLTTAEMAAAEVIDEDGLRGHVRFLADDLLEGRGPGSRGDAITQLYLSTQFQTLGLSPAAGDGQWLQSVPLVGVNTNAPPTVTFRSGDENLTLKSVDDFMSTIGSPTESASVDDAELIFVGYGIQAPEYDWDDFKDADLRGKILVIMNNDPADDPELFEGSRRLYYGRWDYKYESAARQGAAGAIIIHTTPSAGYPWQVIQTSWAGEEFELRGVETPRMKLKAWSTDDAAKKIATLAGKDLDELRAAAESRDFRPVPLGVTLSIELTASVRQQDTANVIAVLPGSDPDRRDEHVVYMAHHDHLGMSAERDINGDNIYNGAIDNASGVAALLAMAKAYAQLEPRPARSIMFAAVAAEEQGLLGSRYFAADPPISAGKLAAVINMDGTNIIGRTHDVNVIGMGKSSLDAHVQAIAKAQGRIVTPDHFPDRGYYYRSDQFSLAKIGVPGVYLHSGIQVIGKPDGWGKEQLDQWVEKIYHQPSDEYLEDWDLTGAIDDTRLLFHVGRRVADAAEMPAWTAGDEFEAARQKAIAENP
- a CDS encoding aminoglycoside phosphotransferase family protein, encoding MDSPIPADVHRWVNQVHRIDWAKAVPAGFSGGVVYDCRAGSVDRFALKMWPAGTSRTRVDEVHAIVRMARQNGCPYVPETIATATIGGRQWELATWMPGDVAADDATVETIQLGAAAIARFHRSVVSAGLASQLSSPLSSQVSKAVTSRIERLASLRHEVPQVLTVVDRGVPELPHRLAVAVDRAVQKLRSGWLAASGRIAARLSDFEKRPVPSQVVLCDVHREHVLFADGGVSGLIDFDAVRLDSPATDLARWIGGFLVHRDRESRNEVWEAGMAGFREENVLNGKLATDMDDISFLALARALHNATMWIGLANWLTWIVLENRSFHADILRIAERIDVLTELADSDEPPWGHSLR